In the genome of Chloroflexota bacterium, one region contains:
- a CDS encoding DUF2723 domain-containing protein codes for MLLAIAIAGVALLVYLLTLAPGVGFTDSGELIVAAYTLGIPHSPGFPLYVLLGWIFGRLPFGAVAWRLNLMSAMWAAVAVGAFLLLARRTLHEEPLHEPERTGAKKREVVRADSRHSRLAPVLAAGCAGLCLAFGITLWNWATVAEVYTLQAAILTLMLWAFFAALCGGGRGAWFAAGLCVGLGLANHHVMTLVFAPAMLFLLLSAREHRRAFGRGWIPAMLGLLLGLSLYLYLPIRAAQQPLLNWGNPVNLQRFAWHVTGRQYQVNLFAVPLSAMLDNLSFGLRLWWGQFTPTGLLLAAWGFAAMARRDRRLALFCALVVAVDVAFAAHYDIAEDSDAYYIPTFLMTALGIAWGAHAVLARFRGALRASGRGGRGKSNRTAHLPIAYAALAVLVALNLGLHWRQSDKHRLYLPEDYAAQVLAELEPGATFLTRDWQAYSPLLYGQHVEGLRPDVRIVDVELLRRTWYLDYLARQYPDLVSRCRAELDAYREQLRLFEYGLPYNPATIQERYIALINALIREGQPAHVGLDMEEGVGSGYVGVPLGVTVALREQDAFEPFDTASVRGRGLNDGTIPVDAVVKKIRRTYAAVRAYRGVYLARHGRPDEALGTWGEAAALDPEYALPHRLAGDLYAQMGRAADARAAYLRALAINPWDAAAQQGLQALGGTPQ; via the coding sequence GTGCTTCTCGCGATCGCCATCGCGGGCGTGGCGCTGCTGGTCTATCTGCTGACCCTGGCCCCCGGCGTCGGATTCACCGACAGCGGCGAACTCATCGTCGCCGCGTACACGCTGGGCATTCCCCATTCGCCCGGATTCCCGCTGTACGTCCTGCTGGGCTGGATTTTCGGCCGCCTGCCCTTCGGCGCGGTCGCCTGGCGGCTGAACCTGATGTCGGCGATGTGGGCTGCGGTGGCGGTGGGCGCGTTCCTCCTGCTGGCGCGGCGCACCCTGCACGAGGAGCCGCTCCACGAACCCGAGCGAACGGGCGCGAAGAAACGGGAAGTCGTCCGCGCGGATTCGCGCCATTCGCGGCTGGCCCCCGTTCTCGCCGCCGGGTGCGCGGGGCTGTGCCTGGCCTTTGGCATCACGCTGTGGAACTGGGCGACCGTGGCCGAGGTGTACACGCTCCAGGCTGCGATTTTGACCCTCATGCTGTGGGCGTTCTTCGCCGCGCTGTGCGGCGGGGGCCGCGGAGCGTGGTTCGCCGCGGGGTTGTGCGTCGGCCTGGGGCTGGCGAACCACCACGTGATGACGCTGGTGTTCGCGCCCGCCATGCTGTTCCTGCTGCTGTCCGCGCGTGAGCACAGGCGCGCTTTCGGGCGCGGCTGGATTCCCGCGATGCTGGGGCTGTTGCTCGGCCTCTCGCTCTACCTGTACCTGCCCATCCGCGCGGCGCAACAGCCGCTCTTGAACTGGGGCAACCCGGTCAACCTGCAACGGTTCGCGTGGCACGTCACGGGCCGGCAGTACCAGGTCAACCTGTTCGCCGTGCCGCTGTCGGCCATGCTGGACAACCTATCCTTCGGCCTGCGCCTGTGGTGGGGGCAGTTCACGCCGACGGGGCTGCTGCTGGCGGCGTGGGGGTTTGCGGCCATGGCCCGGCGCGACCGCCGTCTGGCGCTGTTCTGCGCCCTCGTGGTGGCCGTGGATGTGGCCTTCGCGGCGCACTACGACATCGCCGAGGACAGCGACGCCTATTACATCCCCACGTTCCTGATGACGGCGTTGGGAATCGCCTGGGGTGCGCACGCGGTTCTGGCCCGGTTCCGCGGCGCGCTGCGCGCTTCGGGGCGCGGTGGGCGTGGAAAGTCCAACCGCACGGCGCACCTGCCCATCGCCTACGCGGCGCTGGCCGTGCTGGTTGCCCTGAACCTGGGCCTGCACTGGCGGCAGTCCGACAAGCATCGGCTGTACCTGCCCGAGGACTACGCCGCGCAGGTTCTGGCCGAGTTGGAGCCGGGAGCGACGTTTCTGACCCGCGACTGGCAGGCGTACTCGCCGCTGCTGTACGGCCAGCACGTGGAGGGGCTGCGCCCCGACGTCCGCATTGTTGACGTGGAATTGCTACGCCGCACGTGGTACCTGGACTACCTGGCCCGCCAATATCCCGACCTGGTGTCGCGGTGCCGCGCCGAACTGGACGCCTACCGCGAGCAACTGCGCCTGTTTGAGTACGGCTTGCCCTACAACCCCGCCACGATTCAGGAGCGGTACATCGCCCTCATCAATGCGCTCATCCGCGAGGGGCAGCCCGCCCACGTGGGGCTGGACATGGAGGAGGGCGTGGGTAGCGGATACGTGGGGGTTCCCCTGGGGGTAACGGTGGCCCTGCGCGAGCAGGACGCATTTGAGCCTTTTGACACGGCCAGCGTGCGTGGCCGTGGGCTGAACGACGGCACGATTCCCGTGGATGCCGTGGTCAAGAAGATTCGCCGCACCTACGCGGCGGTGCGGGCGTACCGTGGCGTGTACCTGGCCCGCCACGGCCGCCCCGACGAGGCGCTGGGGACATGGGGCGAGGCCGCCGCGCTGGATCCCGAGTATGCGCTGCCGCACCGCCTGGCGGGGGACCTGTACGCGCAGATGGGCCGCGCCGCCGATGCCCGCGCCGCCTACCTGCGCGCGCTGGCCATCAACCCGTGGGACGCGGCGGCGCAACAGGGGCTTCAAGCCCTTGGCGGCACGCCGCAATAG
- a CDS encoding YjbQ family protein, with protein MRVVISEERLETRGHTDILDITARVQAAVSQAGVVNGVAVAFVPGSTASITTIEDEPGLHADLRAALERLAPEGAAYQHDRRWGDGNGYAHVRAAILGPSVAVPIQGGRLMLGTWQQIVLVDFDNRPRARRVVIQVIGE; from the coding sequence ATGCGGGTGGTGATTTCCGAAGAGCGCCTGGAAACCCGTGGCCACACAGACATCCTGGACATCACGGCCCGCGTCCAGGCCGCCGTGTCCCAGGCGGGCGTGGTCAACGGCGTCGCGGTGGCGTTCGTCCCTGGCTCCACGGCGTCCATCACGACGATTGAGGACGAGCCTGGACTTCACGCCGATTTGCGGGCGGCGCTGGAGCGCCTCGCGCCCGAAGGCGCTGCCTACCAGCACGACCGCCGCTGGGGCGACGGCAACGGCTACGCTCACGTGCGGGCCGCGATCCTGGGGCCTTCGGTGGCCGTCCCCATCCAGGGCGGCCGGCTCATGCTGGGCACCTGGCAGCAAATCGTGCTGGTGGATTTTGACAATCGCCCCCGCGCCCGCCGCGTGGTGATTCAGGTCATCGGCGAGTGA
- a CDS encoding DUF2795 domain-containing protein, which produces MALYCSREIFEALEGLSFPATKAQIMSYVTQRDAPEAVLISLNSLPDGVEFSDIGAVCDNVSIVCSLDVYRALEGIRFPATKAELLAYAVSRNAPESVLSALRALAPRHRYLSIGEVCSNVLVVEGEEVLANVTVSAIYESGVFRPVEAVPLPDGLRVRLIVEPLGKA; this is translated from the coding sequence ATGGCGCTCTATTGCAGCCGAGAGATTTTTGAGGCCCTGGAGGGCCTGTCGTTTCCCGCGACCAAGGCGCAGATCATGTCCTACGTAACCCAGCGCGATGCCCCCGAGGCGGTTCTCATCTCGCTGAACAGCCTGCCCGACGGGGTGGAGTTCAGCGATATCGGGGCCGTCTGCGACAACGTCAGCATCGTGTGCTCGCTAGACGTCTACCGCGCGCTGGAGGGCATCCGCTTCCCCGCGACCAAGGCCGAGTTGCTGGCCTACGCGGTGAGCCGAAACGCGCCGGAGAGCGTCCTGTCGGCTCTGCGGGCGCTGGCCCCGCGCCATCGCTACCTCAGCATCGGTGAGGTCTGCAGCAACGTGCTGGTGGTGGAAGGCGAGGAAGTGCTGGCCAACGTTACGGTCAGCGCCATCTACGAGAGTGGCGTGTTCCGCCCTGTAGAGGCCGTCCCCCTTCCGGACGGGTTGCGCGTGCGCCTGATTGTAGAGCCGCTCGGAAAAGCGTAG